CATGCAGCTGGCGCGGAACGTCTTTCCCCAGCACCTGAAGCGCGAGAAGACGCTGCGGCGCAAGCTGTGGGAGATCACGCTGGCGCAGAAGATCGAGGGCGAGTTCTCCAAGGACGAGATCCTGGAGATGTACCTGAGCCAGATCTACCTGAGCGCCGGGCTGTACGGCGTGGAGGCGGCGTCGCAGGGCTACTTCGGAAAGTCGGCGACGAAGCTGACCAACGCGCAGGCCGCCATGCTGGCCGCCATCCCGCGCAACCCGTCGTTCTACGATCCCCGCCGCAACCCCGACGCGGTGCGCAGCCGGCGCGACATGGTGCTGGGGATGATGGCCTCGTCCGGCGTCATCTCGCGCGAAGAGGCGCAGGCCGCCATCGCCGAGCCGCTGGGCCTGGCCCCGCCGCCCGAGGCCCGGGGGCGCGCCCCGTACTTCATCGCCGCGGTGCGCCGCGAGCTTCGCGAGCGCTTCGGCACCGACGCCGACCAGGCGGGCTACCGCGTGTACACCTCGCTGGACCCGGCGCTGCAGTCCGCGGCCGAGCAGGCGCTCGTCGCGCAGATCCGCGCGGTGGAACGGGGAACGCACGGCCGCTTCCGGGGGGCGTCCTGCGGGGCCAGGCCGGCCAACCCGGGCGCGTGCCTGCAGGGGATGTTCGTGGCGATGAACCCCGACAACGGCAACGTGCTGGCCCTGGTGGGCGGCCGCGACTACGCGCTCAGCCAGTTCGACCGGGCCACGCAGGCGCGCCGCCAGGCGGGCTCGGCTTTCAAGCCCATCGTGTACTCCGCGGCGCTGGCGAAGGGCATTCCCATCACCGAGCCGCTGGTGGGCCCCGGCGCCACGGATTCCACGGGCGGCTACTATCCCGCCGACCACGTTTCCGACTCGCTTACCATGGACATGCGCGGCGCGCTGCGCACCTCGTCCAATCGCGCGGCGGTGGTCCTGGGGCAGAAGGTGGGCGCCACCCGCGTGGTGCAGGCCGCGCACGACATGGGCATCACCACGGAGATCAAGCCGTACCCGTCCACCTTTCTGGGCGCCGCCTCGGTGATCCCCATCGAGCTCGTGGCCGCCTACGCCCCGTTCGCCAATGGCGGCGCCGCGGTGAAGCCCCGGCTGATCCAGCGCGTGGTGGATTCCAACGGGCGCGTGGTGTGGGAGGCCAAGTCCGCCAAGCGCTACGTGATGTCGCCCGGGGTGGCTTACCTGACGACGTCACTGATGCGCGACGTGGTGGACCGCGGCACGGGATCGGGCGTGCGGACGGCCGGGCTGCCGTACACCATTGCCGCCGCCGGGAAGACGGGAACGACGAACGACGCGGCGGACGTGTGGTTCGTAGGCGCCACCCCCGACGTGGTTGCGGGCGTGTGGCTGGGCTTCGATCGTCCCGCGCGCATTTTGGCGAACGCGTCGGGCGGCGGGCTGGCGGCGCCGGTGTGGGGCAAGGTGATGGCGTCGTACTACCAGCGGCACGGCGCGCCCACCGCGTGGACGCCGCCCTCGGACCTCACGAGCGTGCAGATCGACCGCTCCACCGGACGCCTGGCCACCGGCGGATGCCCCGGCGAGCAGGTGGCGACGGAGTACTTCCTTCCCGGTACCGAGCCCACGGAGCAGTGCCCGGTGCACCCCGACGACTTCGGCGGCTGGTTCGGCCGCACGATGCGGGGCGTAGGCGACTGGCTGGGCATCGGCGGCGATCCCAAGCAGGCGCTCCCGCCGAAGCCGCGACCCCGCGATCCGCTGTCCGGGACGCACTAGCGGCGCGGGGAGATCCAGGTCGGTGAACTGCGGCGGTGGAAGAACGCGGGACTTCGGATTATGTTGAAGTACGCGAGTCGCCCCGATCGGAACGTCCTCGCCGCGCCTGGGTGGTGAAATCGGTAAACACAGGGCACTTAAAATGCCCCGGCCAAAAGCCTTGCGGGTTCGAGTCCCGCCCCAGGCATCATCGATCCCCGCCGTTACTGACGGTGGGGATTTCGCTTATTCCTTCCGCAGTATGTTCCGGTCTGCGAATGGCAGTTAGGGCATAGCAGTCGCAGGT
This genomic interval from Longimicrobium sp. contains the following:
- a CDS encoding PBP1A family penicillin-binding protein, with amino-acid sequence MARKTTRPRAAKSGGRSRLRTTVRVLLIVLAVGAAAGVGALAWLWPRCSGADCPSVVALRDYAPPQATRVYDGRGQLVAHLAPERRIVVPLERIPAHVSGAFLAVEDKRFYRHKGVDWRRAFGAMARNVRSLSWSQGFSTVTMQLARNVFPQHLKREKTLRRKLWEITLAQKIEGEFSKDEILEMYLSQIYLSAGLYGVEAASQGYFGKSATKLTNAQAAMLAAIPRNPSFYDPRRNPDAVRSRRDMVLGMMASSGVISREEAQAAIAEPLGLAPPPEARGRAPYFIAAVRRELRERFGTDADQAGYRVYTSLDPALQSAAEQALVAQIRAVERGTHGRFRGASCGARPANPGACLQGMFVAMNPDNGNVLALVGGRDYALSQFDRATQARRQAGSAFKPIVYSAALAKGIPITEPLVGPGATDSTGGYYPADHVSDSLTMDMRGALRTSSNRAAVVLGQKVGATRVVQAAHDMGITTEIKPYPSTFLGAASVIPIELVAAYAPFANGGAAVKPRLIQRVVDSNGRVVWEAKSAKRYVMSPGVAYLTTSLMRDVVDRGTGSGVRTAGLPYTIAAAGKTGTTNDAADVWFVGATPDVVAGVWLGFDRPARILANASGGGLAAPVWGKVMASYYQRHGAPTAWTPPSDLTSVQIDRSTGRLATGGCPGEQVATEYFLPGTEPTEQCPVHPDDFGGWFGRTMRGVGDWLGIGGDPKQALPPKPRPRDPLSGTH